A genomic segment from Thermotoga neapolitana DSM 4359 encodes:
- a CDS encoding TIGR04013 family B12-binding domain/radical SAM domain-containing protein: MYILFRETKNNWYSIAALLSTIYSRHLDVEARPVKFGEIKNFPPDETVVAYSFMSFDLEVVKEEVVQLKKQGYTLIAGGPHASADPEGCLGMGFDHVFIGDGEENILRFLMGERERIFDGISKRVNLNHYPPFLPSKGIYMPIEITRGCPFSCAYCQTPSLAGKQVRHRDVDVIIHYAKLGVEKNRKLARFIAPNSFGYGSRNGVTPNVEKIEELLYGLKKVGVEEIYFGTFPSEVRPESVTDEVLKVVKKYVKNRSIVIGAQSGSDRVLKIIKRGHTVEQVEEAIEKIAFHGFTPHVDFIFGFPFETKEDIEMTFNFIMRIVERYGAKIHAHTFMPLPGTELFRAGPGRLTKDHYRFLGRLASKGILDGYWLKQETLSRKVYEIASGGGSDAPGNRGVRGESG, encoded by the coding sequence ATGTATATTCTGTTCAGGGAAACGAAGAATAACTGGTACAGTATCGCTGCTCTGCTTTCTACGATATACAGCAGACATCTCGACGTGGAAGCAAGACCTGTAAAATTCGGTGAAATAAAGAACTTCCCTCCCGATGAAACCGTGGTTGCTTACTCTTTCATGAGTTTTGACCTTGAGGTTGTGAAAGAGGAAGTTGTCCAGTTGAAAAAACAGGGCTACACGCTCATAGCGGGAGGCCCGCACGCAAGTGCCGATCCTGAAGGCTGCCTGGGAATGGGATTCGACCATGTTTTCATCGGAGACGGTGAAGAGAACATCCTGAGGTTTCTGATGGGAGAAAGAGAAAGGATCTTCGATGGGATTTCAAAGAGAGTCAATCTGAACCACTACCCGCCTTTCCTTCCTTCGAAGGGAATCTACATGCCCATCGAAATCACAAGGGGATGTCCCTTCTCCTGTGCGTACTGTCAGACCCCAAGTCTTGCAGGAAAACAGGTGAGGCACCGGGATGTGGATGTGATCATTCATTACGCAAAGCTCGGTGTGGAAAAAAACAGAAAACTGGCACGTTTCATAGCTCCGAACTCCTTCGGATACGGTTCTAGAAACGGAGTAACACCGAATGTCGAAAAGATCGAAGAACTCCTTTATGGACTCAAAAAAGTGGGTGTTGAGGAGATCTACTTCGGTACCTTCCCCTCCGAGGTAAGACCTGAATCCGTAACCGATGAAGTGCTGAAAGTGGTGAAAAAATATGTCAAAAACCGATCGATAGTGATAGGAGCTCAGAGTGGAAGCGACAGAGTATTGAAGATCATAAAACGCGGGCACACAGTTGAACAGGTGGAGGAGGCAATAGAAAAGATCGCATTTCATGGTTTCACACCGCACGTTGATTTCATATTCGGGTTTCCGTTCGAGACAAAGGAAGACATAGAGATGACGTTTAACTTCATCATGAGAATTGTAGAAAGATACGGTGCGAAGATACACGCCCACACCTTCATGCCACTTCCTGGAACGGAGCTTTTCAGGGCAGGGCCTGGAAGACTCACGAAAGATCACTACAGGTTCCTTGGAAGGCTTGCCTCAAAGGGTATACTGGATGGATACTGGTTGAAACAGGAAACACTATCAAGGAAGGTGTACGAAATTGCGAGTGGCGGCGGTTCAGATGCTCCCGGCAATCGGGGGGTTCGAGGAGAATCTGGGTAG
- a CDS encoding carbon-nitrogen hydrolase family protein has product MLPAIGGFEENLGRIEHFVEEAISSGVDVIVFPELTISGYTWDEKTLERGARFFEEVVRKKLLRLSREGQIVIVTGTPRIVLGKLRNSLVIFKKKRELLFYDKTHLFRGEKDVFEPGEYFLVFSHRGVIFGTLICYEIGFPEISRILTLKGSKVILSSFAFGKERGHTYDIATRARAVENGVFLVASSMCGKGFVEFVGRTRIVAPNGKVLRELETSEGVIFEDIDPDIVYHYRYDEEGDSHAYLKNYRAHMYSLQKGRL; this is encoded by the coding sequence ATGCTCCCGGCAATCGGGGGGTTCGAGGAGAATCTGGGTAGAATAGAACACTTTGTAGAAGAAGCCATTTCAAGCGGTGTGGACGTGATCGTGTTCCCTGAGCTTACGATCAGTGGTTACACATGGGATGAGAAGACGCTTGAAAGGGGAGCCAGGTTCTTTGAGGAAGTTGTCAGAAAAAAACTTTTGAGGCTCTCAAGAGAGGGACAGATCGTCATCGTCACCGGCACTCCCAGGATCGTTCTGGGAAAACTCCGAAACTCCCTGGTGATTTTCAAAAAGAAGAGAGAACTTCTTTTTTACGATAAGACGCATCTTTTTCGTGGAGAAAAGGATGTCTTCGAACCGGGAGAGTATTTCCTCGTTTTCTCTCACAGAGGAGTGATCTTTGGAACGCTGATCTGTTACGAGATAGGTTTTCCAGAGATCTCCCGGATACTGACTCTCAAAGGAAGCAAGGTGATACTTTCTTCCTTTGCCTTCGGAAAAGAAAGAGGGCACACCTACGATATCGCAACAAGGGCGCGGGCAGTGGAGAACGGAGTCTTTCTTGTGGCCTCGTCCATGTGTGGCAAGGGATTTGTGGAGTTTGTGGGGAGAACAAGGATAGTTGCTCCCAACGGAAAGGTCCTCAGAGAACTGGAGACCAGTGAGGGTGTGATCTTCGAGGACATCGATCCTGACATCGTTTATCATTACAGGTACGACGAAGAGGGCGACTCCCACGCATACCTCAAAAACTACAGGGCTCACATGTACAGTTTGCAGAAGGGGAGGTTGTGA
- the glmM gene encoding phosphoglucosamine mutase, with product MKVRYFGTDGIRGVFGDTLTDELAFKVGKALGEIVGEGKVLIGKDTRVSGDSLEAALAAGLTSMGVDVLSCGILPTPAVALLTRITRSYGVVISASHNPPEYNGIKVLKNGYKIPDELEEEIERRMEGEFQRRYVVGKIKSFREGKDMYIGAVLEMFKDLDLSGKSVSLDLANGATTTTAKDVFEFLGAEVEVFNSSQDGLLINQGCGATHPKFLAEEMKRGRIGFSFDGDGDRVIAVDEERNVVNGDKIIGILAEGMMEEGRLRESVVVGTIMTNGGLEEYLRKRGIELVRTKVGDKYVLEEMLKSGANLGGERSGHIIILDRSTTGDGLITALELMRVVERLKKNLSDLAKEIPDLPQITRNVRRTEKTSLENGRLRELIERYSAEGYRIVVRPSGTEPVVRITVEGKDRNRVEEIAEELSRILEG from the coding sequence GTGAAGGTGAGGTACTTCGGAACCGACGGGATAAGGGGTGTTTTCGGGGATACCCTGACCGATGAACTGGCGTTTAAGGTAGGAAAGGCGCTGGGAGAGATCGTCGGAGAAGGAAAAGTTCTCATAGGAAAGGACACAAGGGTTTCTGGGGATTCTCTGGAGGCGGCCCTCGCCGCAGGGCTCACCTCGATGGGTGTCGATGTTCTCTCCTGTGGAATCCTTCCCACACCTGCTGTGGCCCTTCTCACAAGGATCACAAGGTCCTACGGTGTGGTTATCTCGGCCTCTCACAATCCACCAGAGTACAACGGTATAAAGGTCCTGAAAAACGGTTACAAGATACCGGACGAGTTGGAGGAAGAGATAGAGAGGAGAATGGAAGGAGAGTTTCAGAGACGGTACGTCGTGGGAAAGATCAAGTCTTTCAGGGAAGGAAAAGATATGTACATCGGTGCCGTTCTTGAGATGTTCAAAGATCTTGACCTTTCCGGAAAGAGCGTTTCCCTTGATCTTGCCAACGGCGCCACAACGACCACGGCGAAAGACGTGTTCGAGTTCCTCGGTGCCGAGGTTGAGGTTTTCAACTCCTCTCAGGACGGTCTTCTCATAAATCAGGGCTGCGGTGCCACTCACCCGAAATTTCTCGCAGAGGAGATGAAGAGGGGTAGAATAGGTTTTTCCTTCGATGGTGATGGTGATCGTGTGATCGCTGTAGACGAGGAAAGAAACGTGGTGAACGGCGATAAGATCATAGGAATACTGGCAGAGGGAATGATGGAGGAAGGAAGACTGAGGGAATCCGTCGTTGTAGGAACCATCATGACCAACGGGGGGCTCGAGGAGTATCTGAGGAAACGGGGAATAGAACTTGTTCGAACGAAGGTGGGAGACAAGTACGTTCTGGAGGAAATGCTGAAGTCAGGGGCAAATCTCGGTGGTGAAAGATCGGGGCACATCATAATCCTCGACAGAAGCACAACGGGAGATGGTCTCATAACCGCTCTGGAACTGATGAGAGTCGTTGAAAGGTTGAAGAAGAATCTCTCAGATCTTGCAAAAGAGATACCGGATCTTCCACAGATCACCAGAAACGTGAGGAGGACGGAGAAAACCTCTCTAGAAAATGGAAGATTGAGAGAGTTGATCGAAAGGTACAGTGCCGAGGGTTATAGGATCGTGGTGAGACCGTCCGGGACAGAACCCGTCGTAAGGATCACCGTCGAGGGAAAAGATAGAAACAGAGTGGAAGAGATTGCGGAAGAACTTTCAAGGATTCTCGAGGGTTGA